One window of the Lysobacter sp. S4-A87 genome contains the following:
- a CDS encoding undecaprenyl-phosphate glucose phosphotransferase, whose product MLFSPIRAEYAVDRASLNKFSALFGLMLRIFDVAVVIVVGVMAYWLRFDTVDMPLEFRQAVARGVLFTLMSMGTFSMYRSWRGMGVVGEAFKLTGVWTTVFVLGVLYVALLKVQGVTSRLWWGYWFVGTVFLSGAGRLVCRQAAAWVRERGLDVRTAVVIGSNADAAHIVRTLERQRWAGIEVRGWFSTADGLQPALAGVPHLGDLAALAPYIESHHISQVWIALPVSEQAAIDRIVTDLDHSTADIKFVPDLFGLQLLNHSVEQIAGLPVINLRASPLDGEARMVKGLEDRVLGALILVLIAPLLALIAIGVKLSSPGPVLFKQKRHGLDGKTIKVWKFRSMRLHDEHAGQVTQATKRDPRITAFGRFLRRTSLDELPQFINVLQGKMSIVGPRPHAVEHNHHYKVIVQNYMQRHRVKPGITGWAQVNGLRGETDTVDKMAARVEYDLHYMQNWSLWLDLRIIAITVVKGFIGKAAY is encoded by the coding sequence ATGTTGTTCTCGCCAATCCGGGCAGAGTACGCAGTCGATCGTGCGTCGTTGAACAAGTTCTCGGCCCTGTTCGGGCTGATGCTCCGCATCTTCGACGTAGCGGTTGTCATCGTCGTGGGTGTCATGGCGTACTGGTTGCGATTCGATACCGTCGACATGCCGCTGGAGTTCCGCCAGGCGGTAGCCCGCGGCGTGTTGTTCACGCTGATGTCGATGGGGACGTTCTCGATGTATCGCAGCTGGCGCGGCATGGGCGTCGTCGGCGAAGCGTTCAAGCTGACCGGGGTGTGGACTACGGTCTTCGTGCTCGGCGTCCTCTACGTTGCACTGCTGAAAGTGCAGGGCGTGACCTCGCGTCTGTGGTGGGGTTATTGGTTCGTGGGCACGGTGTTTCTATCCGGCGCCGGCAGGCTTGTCTGCCGCCAGGCGGCTGCCTGGGTCCGTGAGCGTGGCCTGGATGTGCGTACAGCCGTCGTCATCGGTTCCAATGCCGACGCTGCGCATATCGTGCGTACGCTCGAGCGGCAGCGGTGGGCCGGGATCGAAGTCCGCGGCTGGTTCAGCACGGCCGACGGTCTGCAGCCTGCACTCGCGGGAGTTCCGCACCTTGGGGATCTGGCCGCGCTCGCGCCGTATATCGAATCGCATCACATCAGCCAGGTGTGGATCGCGCTGCCGGTTAGCGAGCAGGCAGCGATTGATCGCATCGTCACCGATCTGGACCACTCGACCGCTGACATTAAGTTCGTGCCTGACCTGTTCGGCCTGCAGCTGCTTAACCACTCCGTCGAGCAGATTGCGGGCTTGCCGGTCATCAATCTCCGTGCTAGCCCACTCGACGGAGAAGCGCGCATGGTGAAGGGCTTGGAGGATCGAGTGCTTGGCGCGCTAATTCTGGTGCTGATTGCGCCGCTGCTTGCACTGATCGCCATTGGGGTGAAGCTTAGTTCGCCCGGCCCGGTGCTATTCAAGCAGAAGCGACACGGACTGGACGGCAAGACCATCAAGGTCTGGAAGTTCCGCAGCATGCGCCTGCATGACGAGCATGCCGGGCAGGTGACGCAGGCGACCAAGCGCGATCCGCGCATCACGGCCTTCGGGCGGTTCCTGCGCCGTACCAGCCTCGATGAGTTGCCGCAGTTCATCAATGTGCTGCAGGGCAAGATGTCGATCGTCGGGCCGCGTCCACATGCGGTTGAGCACAACCATCACTACAAAGTGATCGTGCAGAACTACATGCAGCGCCATCGCGTCAAGCCTGGCATCACTGGTTGGGCCCAGGTGAATGGTTTGCGGGGCGAGACCGACACCGTCGACAAGATGGCCGCTCGCGTCGAATACGACCTGCATTACATGCAGAACTGGTCCCTTTGGCTCGACCTCCGAATAATTGCGATTACGGTTGTCAAGGGGTTCATTGGTAAGGCTGCCTATTGA
- the wecB gene encoding UDP-N-acetylglucosamine 2-epimerase (non-hydrolyzing) — protein sequence MSPDVRSRLRLRALCVFGTRPEAIKMAPVAMALSADQRFDARVCVTGQHRQMLDQVLDLFEIRPDYDLSVMKPGQDLTDVTTAILQGMKGVLADFKPDFILVHGDTATTLSASLAAYYQQIPVVHVEAGLRTGNLYSPWPEEANRKLTGALASMHFAPTEGARKNLLAEGVDPTTVHVTGNTVIDALLGVVEKVRDSKVLRDQFREEFKFLDKYSKILLVTGHRRESFGLGFERICQALASVAREFPGLAIVYPLHLNPNVREPANKLLAGIPNIHLIEPLDYLPFVYLMDRATVILTDSGGIQEEAPSLGKPVLVMRDTTERPEAVEAGTVKLVGTQIDSITCHLRELLGDVSASIPATQPINPYGDGNASARIIESLLSREWAREWA from the coding sequence ATGTCTCCGGACGTCCGTAGTCGTCTGCGTCTTCGGGCGTTGTGTGTCTTTGGGACCAGGCCTGAGGCTATCAAGATGGCCCCCGTCGCGATGGCCCTCTCAGCAGATCAGCGCTTCGATGCAAGGGTCTGCGTGACAGGCCAGCATCGGCAGATGCTTGATCAGGTTTTGGATCTGTTCGAGATCCGGCCCGACTATGACCTGAGCGTCATGAAGCCTGGCCAAGATCTGACCGACGTGACAACGGCGATCCTGCAAGGAATGAAGGGCGTACTGGCAGATTTCAAACCGGACTTCATACTGGTACATGGAGATACAGCGACGACTCTCAGCGCGAGCTTGGCTGCCTACTATCAGCAGATTCCTGTGGTTCACGTCGAGGCTGGTTTGCGGACAGGTAATCTCTATTCACCCTGGCCGGAGGAAGCAAATCGAAAGCTGACCGGAGCACTGGCGAGCATGCATTTCGCGCCGACAGAGGGGGCCCGAAAAAACCTGCTGGCTGAGGGAGTGGATCCCACGACAGTTCATGTCACTGGCAACACCGTGATCGACGCGCTCTTGGGGGTTGTGGAGAAGGTACGTGACTCCAAAGTGCTGCGCGATCAGTTTCGGGAAGAGTTCAAGTTCCTGGATAAGTACTCAAAGATACTGCTTGTTACTGGTCACCGCCGCGAAAGTTTTGGGCTCGGTTTCGAGCGAATCTGTCAGGCGTTGGCTTCCGTGGCCCGAGAGTTCCCGGGATTGGCGATCGTGTACCCGTTGCATCTCAATCCGAACGTGCGCGAGCCGGCCAACAAGCTGTTAGCGGGGATACCGAACATCCATCTGATTGAACCGCTCGACTATCTGCCGTTTGTCTACCTGATGGACCGCGCGACAGTGATTCTCACTGACTCGGGTGGCATCCAGGAGGAGGCTCCGTCATTGGGTAAGCCCGTTCTGGTCATGCGGGATACGACAGAGCGTCCGGAGGCTGTCGAAGCAGGCACAGTCAAGCTGGTTGGAACGCAGATTGACAGCATCACTTGCCACCTTCGCGAACTGCTCGGCGATGTGAGTGCGTCGATTCCCGCGACACAACCCATCAATCCATACGGCGATGGCAATGCCAGCGCTCGAATCATTGAATCTCTACTGTCGCGCGAATGGGCGCGAGAGTGGGCCTAA
- the wecC gene encoding UDP-N-acetyl-D-mannosamine dehydrogenase, with the protein MSFESAISTAVRKTSKVSTTAFETISVIGLGYIGLPTAAVFAARKKRVIGVDINPAAVDTINRGQIHIVEPDLDIVVHAAVAEGYLRATTSPEPADAFLIAVPTPFKANYEPDLSYIEAAAKAIAPVLKRGDLVVLESTSPVGATEQMSEWLAIERPDLTFPQVAGEASDIRVAHCPERVLPGHVLRELVQNDRVIGGMTEKCSEAAVALYSTFVQGECVVTNARTAEMCKLTENSFRDVNIAFANELSVICDSLSINVWELIRLANRHPRVSILQPGPGVGGHCIAVDPWFIVSKSPDHAQLIRSAREVNDRKPAWVIGKVREAVQAHILANPGATAKDVRIACYGLAFKADIDDLRESPAVRIVRAIADEHVGPVLAVEPNIESLPFKLAKIDLVSASQAIDSADVHVLLVNHREFLSLSPAKGAVIDTKGVW; encoded by the coding sequence ATGTCATTTGAATCTGCAATAAGTACCGCCGTACGCAAGACGTCGAAAGTTAGCACGACTGCATTCGAGACCATCTCGGTGATCGGTCTGGGTTACATAGGACTTCCAACCGCGGCCGTGTTCGCCGCGCGAAAGAAGAGAGTGATTGGCGTGGATATCAACCCCGCCGCGGTCGACACGATCAATCGCGGTCAGATTCACATTGTCGAGCCCGACCTCGACATTGTGGTTCATGCCGCGGTCGCTGAGGGCTATCTGCGCGCAACGACCTCCCCGGAGCCTGCAGATGCTTTCCTCATTGCAGTGCCGACGCCTTTCAAGGCGAACTACGAACCAGATCTCTCTTACATCGAAGCTGCGGCGAAGGCGATTGCACCGGTGTTGAAGAGAGGCGACTTGGTCGTGCTGGAGTCGACTTCGCCCGTTGGAGCAACTGAGCAGATGTCGGAGTGGCTGGCGATTGAGCGCCCTGATCTGACCTTTCCGCAAGTGGCTGGTGAGGCCTCTGACATCCGCGTTGCTCATTGTCCGGAGCGCGTGTTGCCTGGCCATGTGCTTCGAGAACTGGTCCAGAATGATCGCGTGATTGGTGGAATGACTGAGAAGTGTTCTGAAGCGGCCGTGGCGCTCTACAGCACATTCGTACAAGGCGAGTGCGTTGTCACAAACGCGCGTACGGCGGAGATGTGCAAACTCACGGAGAACAGCTTCAGGGACGTCAATATTGCATTTGCCAACGAGTTGTCCGTGATCTGCGACTCCCTGAGTATCAATGTTTGGGAGCTCATCCGGTTAGCAAATCGCCATCCCCGAGTAAGCATTCTGCAGCCTGGTCCTGGCGTCGGAGGGCATTGCATAGCTGTCGACCCGTGGTTCATTGTCAGCAAGTCGCCCGACCATGCGCAGCTCATAAGGAGTGCGCGCGAAGTCAATGATCGCAAGCCGGCGTGGGTGATTGGCAAAGTGCGTGAGGCAGTTCAGGCTCACATCTTGGCCAACCCAGGGGCAACCGCCAAGGATGTTCGCATCGCCTGCTATGGTCTCGCGTTCAAAGCCGATATTGATGACCTGCGCGAGAGTCCCGCGGTCCGCATTGTCCGCGCGATAGCCGATGAACACGTTGGTCCTGTACTTGCGGTCGAGCCGAATATTGAGTCACTGCCTTTCAAGCTCGCAAAGATCGATCTCGTCAGTGCAAGTCAGGCGATCGATTCTGCTGACGTGCATGTGCTTCTGGTGAACCACCGAGAGTTCCTGTCGCTGAGTCCCGCCAAGGGTGCCGTGATCGACACGAAGGGTGTTTGGTAG
- a CDS encoding UDP-glucose/GDP-mannose dehydrogenase family protein, with translation MRVTIFGTGYVGLVTGTCLADVGHDVICVDIDQAKVDGLNNGVIPIYEPGLEPMVKANHAAGRLRFTTDAEAAVGHGDVVFIAVGTPPDEDGSADLKYVLAVARTVGRHLERQVVVVNKSTVPVGTADKVRATIAGELATRGAEFGFEVASNPEFLKEGDAVNDCMRPDRIVIGASSAAAVDKLKRLYAPFNRNHERIVVMDVRSAELTKYAANAMLATKISFMNEIANIAEKVGADVEMVRQGIGSDPRIGWHFIYPGAGYGGSCFPKDVQALAKTAQQHGYDAQLLGAVESVNDRQKEHLFELIGRHYDGAIAGKTFAVWGLAFKPNTDDMREASSRRLLQLLWDAGAKVRAYDPEASEEAQRIFGERDDLVLCDSESRALEGVDALVVVTEWKQFRSPDFQRLGQSLADRVIFDGRNLYHPDEVEAAGLAYYGIGRGRSIAALTGLEITK, from the coding sequence GTGCGCGTCACCATCTTCGGCACCGGATACGTCGGCCTCGTCACCGGCACTTGCCTGGCCGACGTCGGCCACGACGTGATCTGCGTCGACATCGACCAGGCCAAGGTCGACGGCCTCAACAACGGCGTGATCCCGATTTACGAGCCGGGGCTGGAGCCGATGGTCAAGGCCAACCACGCCGCCGGACGCCTGCGTTTCACCACCGATGCCGAAGCGGCTGTCGGTCATGGTGACGTGGTGTTCATTGCCGTGGGCACGCCCCCGGACGAGGACGGCAGCGCCGATCTCAAGTACGTGCTGGCGGTGGCGCGCACGGTCGGTCGCCATCTCGAGCGGCAGGTCGTGGTGGTCAACAAATCGACCGTGCCGGTCGGCACCGCCGACAAGGTGCGCGCGACGATCGCGGGTGAATTGGCCACGCGTGGCGCGGAGTTCGGATTCGAAGTCGCGTCCAATCCGGAATTCCTCAAGGAAGGCGATGCAGTCAACGACTGCATGCGCCCGGACCGGATCGTGATCGGCGCCAGCAGCGCGGCGGCGGTGGACAAGCTCAAGCGCCTGTACGCACCGTTCAATCGCAACCACGAGCGCATCGTGGTGATGGACGTGCGTTCGGCGGAGCTGACCAAGTACGCCGCCAATGCGATGCTGGCGACCAAGATCAGCTTCATGAACGAGATCGCCAACATCGCCGAGAAGGTCGGTGCCGACGTGGAGATGGTGCGCCAGGGCATCGGCTCGGATCCGCGCATTGGCTGGCATTTCATCTATCCGGGCGCCGGCTACGGTGGCTCGTGCTTCCCCAAGGACGTGCAGGCGCTGGCGAAGACGGCCCAGCAGCACGGCTATGACGCGCAGTTGCTGGGCGCGGTCGAGTCGGTCAACGACCGCCAGAAGGAGCACCTGTTCGAGCTGATCGGCCGCCATTACGACGGCGCGATCGCCGGCAAGACGTTCGCGGTGTGGGGCCTGGCGTTCAAGCCCAACACCGACGACATGCGCGAGGCCTCGAGCCGGCGCCTGTTGCAGCTGCTCTGGGACGCCGGTGCGAAGGTTCGCGCGTACGATCCGGAGGCCAGTGAAGAAGCGCAGCGGATCTTCGGCGAGCGCGATGACTTGGTGCTGTGCGATTCGGAGTCCCGCGCGCTTGAAGGTGTCGATGCACTCGTGGTGGTGACCGAGTGGAAGCAGTTCCGCAGCCCGGATTTCCAGCGCCTGGGCCAGTCGCTGGCCGACCGCGTGATCTTCGACGGCCGCAATCTCTATCACCCCGACGAAGTCGAAGCGGCGGGGCTGGCGTACTACGGCATCGGGCGTGGTCGCTCAATTGCGGCTCTGACGGGTCTCGAGATCACCAAATGA
- a CDS encoding acyltransferase has translation MMFKEELRHWLFWILKQLPGSVGIVLRNAVLPYRNGRNVRVWDGVQIDYPSRLVLGSDVSVNRGCILNAGGGIEIGSRVLIGPNVTIYSQNHRFGPGVEVFESGYVYKKVVIGDGVWIAAGAFILPGVTVGSRAIIAAGSVVTKNVPADVVVAGNPARIVKNV, from the coding sequence ATGATGTTTAAGGAGGAGCTCCGCCACTGGCTGTTCTGGATACTGAAGCAGCTGCCTGGGTCCGTGGGGATCGTCTTGCGGAATGCCGTCCTTCCGTATCGAAACGGTCGGAATGTTCGGGTGTGGGATGGGGTTCAGATCGATTACCCGTCAAGACTCGTGCTTGGTTCCGATGTTTCGGTGAATCGAGGGTGCATTCTTAACGCAGGAGGCGGGATTGAGATCGGCAGTCGGGTCCTGATTGGGCCAAATGTCACCATCTATAGTCAGAACCATAGGTTTGGCCCGGGTGTCGAAGTGTTCGAGTCGGGTTATGTGTACAAGAAGGTGGTCATCGGTGACGGTGTCTGGATTGCTGCCGGCGCCTTCATCCTTCCCGGCGTAACCGTTGGTAGCAGGGCAATCATTGCAGCGGGTTCTGTCGTGACGAAGAATGTCCCCGCGGATGTCGTTGTCGCCGGCAATCCCGCAAGGATAGTGAAGAATGTTTAG
- a CDS encoding glycosyltransferase gives MRVLHVFYQSLPDAKGASIRGRDIVESQLGAGLSPKVVTCPFQAPSVAGSAVDTIGGVEYVRTYNQDARAKVGEESRSLFTRVRKLMSVIPFARSVMRVARAHQADVVHAHSMFYCGLAGWYAARRSGVPFVYEVRSLWEQRSHIRNSFVGRVQSDVARFAETLVARLSDSVVTISEGLEDDLVSRGIPRDKIVVVPNAVNFGRVPLLDPSRYARTSDVVTFGYIGNLSEIEGLNLLLNAASLLHDEGMSLRVVVVGDGPARNDLVSQASRMPTGLVEIRAPILPDEVGAAYTALDVVVIPRLSTYLTNRVTPLKPLEAAAYGRALILSKLDPMVELMGEAGGCCLYFEPGNVDALAQQMRMVIAGSRDLDELSRRAHSHVLKWRSWEANSKTYRQLYESLLRRQPQ, from the coding sequence ATGAGAGTTCTTCACGTTTTCTATCAGTCGCTGCCGGATGCAAAGGGCGCGAGCATAAGAGGGCGCGATATCGTCGAGTCACAACTTGGGGCCGGCCTCAGTCCCAAGGTTGTGACTTGCCCGTTTCAGGCGCCTTCTGTCGCGGGGAGTGCCGTAGATACCATCGGTGGCGTCGAGTACGTTCGAACCTACAATCAAGACGCGAGAGCGAAGGTCGGCGAAGAGTCGCGATCGCTGTTCACGCGGGTTCGCAAGTTGATGAGTGTGATCCCGTTCGCCCGGTCCGTGATGCGCGTCGCGCGGGCGCACCAAGCTGACGTGGTTCACGCCCACTCGATGTTCTACTGCGGGCTGGCGGGTTGGTACGCTGCGCGGCGATCTGGAGTCCCATTTGTTTATGAGGTTCGTTCGCTCTGGGAGCAGCGCAGTCATATCCGCAACAGTTTTGTGGGCAGGGTTCAGTCCGACGTGGCTCGCTTTGCTGAGACTCTGGTGGCGAGGCTAAGTGACTCCGTGGTGACAATTAGCGAGGGGCTGGAGGACGACCTCGTGTCCCGTGGGATACCGCGAGACAAGATTGTCGTCGTGCCGAATGCGGTCAACTTTGGACGCGTTCCCCTTTTGGATCCGTCCAGATACGCACGAACTAGCGATGTGGTTACGTTTGGCTATATCGGAAACTTGAGCGAGATCGAGGGACTGAATCTCCTTCTGAATGCTGCTAGCCTGTTGCACGATGAGGGGATGTCGCTTCGGGTCGTGGTTGTTGGAGATGGCCCAGCGAGGAATGACCTAGTTTCTCAGGCGTCGCGTATGCCGACCGGACTAGTAGAGATCCGCGCGCCAATCTTGCCTGATGAAGTTGGCGCCGCTTACACCGCGCTCGATGTGGTAGTGATTCCGCGCCTCAGCACCTATCTGACAAACCGCGTAACCCCGCTGAAGCCCCTTGAGGCTGCCGCGTATGGGCGGGCATTGATCTTGAGCAAGCTGGACCCAATGGTGGAACTGATGGGGGAAGCAGGCGGCTGCTGTCTCTACTTTGAGCCTGGAAATGTAGACGCCCTTGCACAGCAGATGCGGATGGTGATTGCTGGATCACGGGACCTTGATGAGTTGTCCAGGCGCGCCCATAGTCATGTTCTTAAGTGGAGATCTTGGGAGGCGAATTCCAAGACGTACCGGCAATTGTATGAGTCTCTGCTTCGGAGGCAGCCGCAATGA
- a CDS encoding MASE1 domain-containing protein — translation MREFGLGVLVMAAVVAVYVPLGLGGFFHWTVTNGVLFTALWCMPRRMWPWLFAGAILARTINSAFISTTSGDPGTFLYYWSGPMQFVLGNILEPFLLATGVLLLQQWRVSPKDPMSLDSMARIHIATALSAMAVVSKDLAYVLVDGRIGDMRLDRIVDMEPLVGPSLGAMLAAFMLKNFLGNFIGCILIVPLGAWISEPAHYSPSKPIITSAIRYLLPTMALYLVLSLSRPGSNLGELLRLLLMVAVVVFAMRHGWRGAAVSVLVASIAIAVEEHVGLPVYTPMRLQMFIAITGAMALLFGVTVDDMRRSSALLRQANAEAAALTAKLHASALRNLQAEERERRRLAADLHDEFGQNLTALQTHLKLAQRDFVASGRTAVVDNLLELTRNMRRNIGAVLESLRPAALDELGLYASIERGQIRRLVEEAGLEFDAHLEGDARLLSMLAPVHRHAAYRVVQEAVTNVVRHARASRCEVRLRINLRNDAIWLFIHVSDDGIGGVDGMRANNGLTNIFDRVVALSGSLKLADMHPGLRVHALIRQPFAEFE, via the coding sequence ATGCGCGAGTTCGGTCTCGGCGTGCTGGTAATGGCCGCGGTGGTGGCGGTGTACGTGCCCCTGGGCCTGGGCGGATTCTTCCACTGGACGGTCACCAACGGCGTCCTGTTCACGGCCCTGTGGTGCATGCCACGGCGCATGTGGCCCTGGCTGTTCGCGGGCGCGATCCTCGCGCGCACGATCAACTCCGCATTCATCAGCACCACGTCCGGGGACCCCGGCACCTTCCTGTACTACTGGTCCGGGCCGATGCAGTTCGTTCTCGGCAATATCCTGGAACCGTTCCTGCTCGCAACCGGCGTGCTCCTGCTGCAGCAATGGCGGGTTTCCCCCAAGGACCCGATGAGCCTGGATTCCATGGCCCGGATCCATATCGCAACCGCCCTGTCCGCGATGGCGGTGGTCAGCAAGGACCTGGCTTACGTGCTGGTGGATGGCCGCATCGGCGACATGCGACTGGACCGCATCGTCGACATGGAGCCCCTGGTCGGGCCGAGCCTGGGAGCGATGCTCGCGGCGTTCATGCTGAAGAACTTCCTCGGCAACTTCATCGGCTGCATCCTGATCGTGCCGCTGGGCGCATGGATCTCCGAGCCCGCGCACTATTCGCCGTCCAAGCCGATCATCACCAGCGCCATCCGCTACCTGCTGCCAACCATGGCGCTGTACCTGGTGCTGAGCCTCAGCCGGCCCGGCAGCAACCTGGGCGAACTGTTGCGACTGCTGCTGATGGTCGCGGTGGTCGTGTTCGCCATGCGCCACGGCTGGCGTGGCGCGGCGGTCTCGGTGCTGGTGGCCAGCATCGCGATCGCGGTGGAGGAGCATGTCGGCCTGCCCGTCTACACACCGATGCGCTTGCAGATGTTCATCGCCATCACCGGTGCGATGGCGCTGCTGTTCGGCGTCACTGTCGACGACATGCGCCGGAGCAGCGCCCTGCTCCGTCAGGCCAATGCGGAAGCCGCGGCGCTGACGGCAAAACTGCACGCATCCGCACTGCGCAACCTGCAGGCAGAGGAACGTGAGCGCAGGCGGTTGGCCGCCGACCTGCACGACGAGTTCGGACAGAACCTCACCGCACTGCAGACGCACCTCAAGCTGGCCCAGCGTGACTTCGTCGCCAGTGGCCGGACCGCGGTGGTCGACAACCTGCTCGAACTGACCCGCAACATGCGCCGCAACATCGGCGCGGTACTGGAATCACTGCGTCCTGCGGCGCTGGACGAGCTGGGCCTGTACGCATCGATCGAGCGCGGCCAGATCCGGCGACTGGTCGAGGAAGCCGGCCTCGAGTTCGACGCCCACCTGGAAGGCGACGCACGCCTGCTGTCGATGCTGGCCCCGGTGCACCGCCATGCCGCCTACCGCGTGGTGCAGGAAGCCGTGACCAACGTCGTCCGCCACGCCCGCGCCAGCCGCTGCGAAGTGCGCCTGCGCATCAACCTGCGCAATGACGCGATCTGGTTGTTCATCCATGTCAGTGATGACGGCATCGGCGGTGTTGACGGCATGCGGGCCAATAATGGCCTGACCAATATCTTTGACCGCGTGGTGGCGTTGAGCGGATCGTTGAAGTTGGCGGATATGCATCCGGGCTTGCGCGTGCATGCGTTGATCCGACAGCCGTTTGCGGAGTTTGAGTGA
- a CDS encoding response regulator transcription factor produces the protein MVRVLLVDDHAIVREGFKRLFENTEGYEVLAEASTVADAVAAARAHSPDIAVLDLSLSAGNSGLTLLGQLAAVVPDVRRVVLSMHDDPGLVLRALDLGAHGYVTKAAAVDELVGVLDRVMQGEVVLSSDLSATVHRPVASRLTPREAETLRGLLSDLPPKAIASELGISVKTLYRHRANLMEKLGARTVGELARIARERGLLAMWGH, from the coding sequence ATGGTCAGGGTATTGCTAGTCGACGATCACGCGATCGTCCGAGAGGGCTTCAAGCGCCTCTTCGAAAACACCGAAGGTTACGAGGTCCTCGCGGAGGCTTCGACCGTGGCCGATGCGGTTGCGGCCGCGCGGGCCCATTCTCCCGACATCGCCGTCCTGGATCTGAGCCTGAGCGCCGGCAACAGTGGCCTGACCCTGCTCGGGCAGCTGGCCGCGGTGGTGCCGGACGTGCGGCGGGTCGTGCTGAGCATGCATGACGACCCCGGCCTGGTGCTGCGGGCACTGGACCTGGGCGCCCACGGTTACGTGACCAAGGCCGCCGCCGTCGATGAGCTGGTCGGCGTGCTCGACCGGGTCATGCAGGGTGAAGTCGTGCTCAGCAGTGACCTTAGCGCGACCGTCCATCGCCCGGTCGCCTCGCGGCTGACGCCGCGCGAGGCAGAAACGCTTCGCGGGCTGCTGTCGGACCTGCCGCCCAAGGCAATTGCCAGTGAGCTGGGCATCAGCGTGAAGACGCTCTACCGGCACCGCGCCAACCTGATGGAGAAGCTCGGCGCGCGCACCGTCGGCGAGCTGGCGCGGATCGCGCGCGAGCGCGGGTTGCTGGCGATGTGGGGTCACTGA
- a CDS encoding TetR/AcrR family transcriptional regulator translates to MAKQTRQRILESALTMFNALGEPNVTTNHIADELEISPGNLYYHFRNKDDIIEQLFARFEERMDGALAAPQGRLPGLEDIWLQLHLVFECIWDYRFLHRDLVEILSRNRRLRLRFARILRRADEQAHTVMRGLVQAGIMRASKDEVAATATNVLVIATFWLNYAAARGDKDEHAAIRDGIVQVMMLLAPFLRDAERVHLNTLTRAYLD, encoded by the coding sequence ATGGCGAAGCAGACCCGCCAGCGCATCCTCGAGAGCGCGTTGACCATGTTCAACGCGCTGGGCGAGCCCAATGTTACCACCAACCATATCGCCGACGAGCTCGAGATCAGCCCGGGCAATCTGTACTACCACTTCCGCAACAAGGACGACATCATCGAGCAGTTGTTCGCGCGCTTCGAGGAGCGCATGGACGGCGCGCTCGCCGCGCCGCAGGGACGACTGCCGGGCCTGGAGGACATCTGGTTACAGCTGCACCTGGTGTTCGAGTGCATCTGGGATTACCGCTTCCTGCATCGCGACCTGGTCGAGATCCTCAGCCGCAACCGTCGCCTGCGCCTGCGCTTCGCCCGCATCCTGCGGCGTGCCGACGAACAGGCGCACACGGTGATGCGCGGCCTGGTGCAGGCCGGCATCATGCGTGCTTCGAAAGACGAAGTGGCGGCCACCGCAACCAATGTGCTGGTGATCGCCACGTTCTGGCTGAACTACGCCGCTGCGCGCGGCGACAAGGACGAACACGCGGCGATCCGCGACGGCATCGTCCAGGTGATGATGCTGCTGGCGCCATTCCTGCGCGACGCGGAGCGGGTGCATCTCAATACGTTGACGCGGGCGTATCTGGACTGA
- a CDS encoding acyl-CoA-binding protein, whose protein sequence is MSDLQTDFEQAAKDVKTLSERPDNETLLRLYALYKQGSEGDVSGPKPGFFDFVGTAKYEAWAKLKGTSSDDARKKYVDLVKRLRA, encoded by the coding sequence ATGTCCGATCTTCAGACTGATTTCGAGCAAGCCGCCAAGGATGTGAAGACGCTGTCCGAACGCCCCGACAACGAGACGCTGCTGCGCCTGTACGCGCTTTACAAGCAGGGCTCGGAGGGGGACGTCAGCGGCCCCAAGCCGGGCTTCTTCGACTTCGTCGGCACGGCCAAGTACGAGGCCTGGGCCAAGCTCAAGGGCACGTCCAGCGACGACGCCAGGAAGAAGTACGTCGACCTGGTGAAAAGGCTGCGCGCCTGA